From Anopheles arabiensis isolate DONGOLA chromosome 3, AaraD3, whole genome shotgun sequence, a single genomic window includes:
- the LOC120902542 gene encoding zinc finger protein 423-like, with the protein MEEPPPPPPPPAPPSPHGTKSEPMTAAAPNEATQRSAVAVGGRMVVVCRICLSTRPRMISIHSPVPEYDQKTLYAMLLSVCLPLNQRETVQGLPEQICRNCQWKLLSAYDLYETTLASDEQLRAETSRKPPTGKVTLAGEVLQPAEAPPADGGLIRVKEETPDDGYEEHGYGPGGRAEEEDVPGAVYDASGEMSMLSIQPDISLLTEEGGREPGEEEEGDDANLLEESKADLPDPMEAFVDEHYQQDEDSGNHVCGLCKQDFAYKSQCRMHIAQKHNPAKPFKCDVCYCTLTSHLRLVRHKIVTHGAGQIKREDVIEAQNDSTGEMTYTCPICRKVFNSSVRFKRHRNVHVVHNRPFKCEVCLYRFATKPQLTQHAKVHDEKSVSPGSSEVGEYPCDRCEEVFVAKRALTMHLKKAHQVFRVPGGARPDEQRERSEYVCIICKATFARETVLNTHMKMHELLAAEKEKERRLDLERLVKQELQQQMQQSVPPLPPLSPEQIDQPSCVLDPVALGLVPVAKAQGGAASGTDNNNSSTSINNNSPPGGSGGPSGLKRKLSLPPAPPSDMAYVCPVCDTEFDEREALKKHQKEQHTRLQVGIVSSRMGESGTPTGGGGHSQPRMMPRLTALPGMKMRLLDGKRIMDKKRRLLPDPTDDDVELIEHDDSLDNDGHSTGGLIPIDDSPRGLERRQTASGATASSPTEEPSQFQCDLCHKKFPYNCYLTMHMRKNHDKSKPYGCKVCHYRFGYRGTLLRHQLIHSSQRVQPGSHGSIIFKCRICSAKFLELRQLNMHLKGHRKVPEEPEPNQQVQLIRCNECPQIFSNPNQLARHMVKEHQQEQQESEDDELYNSDRLFQHQQQADLAMYPSSSSLRGDGGGRTTTNDLKHNSEQSKDGYGAALINDDVSIIKLEPNFD; encoded by the exons ATGGAGgaaccgccgccgccaccgccaccacccgcACCACCGTCGCCACACGGGACGAAAAGTGAACCGATGACAGCGGCCGCACCGAACGAAGCCACACAACGGTCGGCCGTTGCCGTCGGTGGCAGGATGGTGGTAGTGTGCCGGATCTGTCTCTCCACCCGTCCGCGCATGATATCCATCCACAGCCCGGTGCCGGAGTACGACCAGAAGACGCTGTACGCCATGCTGCTGTCCGTGTGCTTGCCTCTGAACCAGCGCGAAACGGTGCAGGGCTTGCCGGAGCAGATCTGCCGCAACTGCCAGTGGAAGCTGCTGTCGGCGTACGATCTGTACGAGACGACGCTGGCCAGCGACGAGCAGCTGCGCGCCGAAACGTCCCGGAAACCACCGACCGGGAAGGTGACGCTGGCCGGCGAGGTGTTGCAGCCGGCGGAAGCACCGCCAGCGGACGGCGGTTTGATCCGTGTGAAGGAAGAAACGCCCGACGACGGGTACGAGGAGCACGGGTACGGACCGGGCGGTAGGGCCGAAGAGGAGGACGTCCCGGGCGCGGTGTACGACGCGAGCGGGGAGATGAGCATGCTCAGCATTCAACCCGACATAAGCCTGCTGACGGAGGAGGGTGGCCGTGAGCcgggcgaggaggaggagggagacGACGCAAACCTGCTGGAGGAGTCGAAAGCGGACCTGCCCGATCCGATGGAAGCGTTCGTGGACGAGCACTACCAGCAGGACGAGGACAGTGGCAACCACGTGTGCGGCCTGTGCAAGCAGGACTTTGCGTACAAGAGCCAGTGCCGGATGCACATCGCGCAAAAGCACAACCCGGCCAAACCGTTCAAGTGCGACGTGTGCTACTGCACGCTTACCAGCCATCTGCGCCTGGTGCGGCACAAGATCGTGACGCACGGCGCCGGCCAGATCAAGCGAGAGGACGTGATCGAGGCGCAGAACGACAGCACCGGCGAGATGACGTACACATGCCCGATCTGCCGCAAGGTGTTCAACTCGTCCGTGCGCTTCAAGCGCCACCGGAACGTGCACGTGGTGCACAATCGGCCGTTCAAGTGTGAGGTGTGCCTGTACCGGTTCGCCACCAAGCCGCAGCTGACCCAACACGCCAAGGTGCACGACGAGAAGAGCGTGTCGCCGGGCAGCTCGGAGGTGGGCGAGTACCCGTGCGACCGCTGCGAGGAGGTGTTCGTGGCGAAGCGCGCCCTCACGATGCACCTGAAAAAGGCGCACCAGGTGTTCCGGGTGCCGGGCGGGGCGCGGCCGGACGAGCAGCGCGAACGCAGCGAGTACGTGTGCATCATCTGCAAGGCGACGTTTGCGCGCGAAACCGTCCTCAACACGCACATGAAGATGCACGAGCTGCTAGCGgcggagaaggagaaggagcggCGGCTCGATCTCGAGCGGCTGGTCAAGCaggagctgcagcagcagatgcagCAGAGCGTGCCACCACTGCCGCCCCTCTCGCCGGAGCAAATCGATCAGCCGTCCTGCGTGCTCGATCCGGTGGCGCTCGGGCTGGTGCCGGTGGCAAAGGCGCAAGGCGGAGCGGCATCCGGCACGgacaataacaacagcagcacgagcatcaacaacaacagtccACCCGGCGGCTCCGGTGGTCCGAGCGGGCTGAAGCGGAAACTGTCCCTACCGCCGGCACCGCCGAGCGACATGGCGTACGTGTGTCCGGTGTGCGACACCGAGTTCGATGAGCGGGAAGCGCTGAAGAAGCACCAGAAGGAGCAGCACACCCGGCTGCAGGTTGGCATCGTGTCGTCGAGGATGGGTGAGTCCGGCACGCCGACCGGTGGGGGGGGACATTCGCAGCCGAGGATGATGCCACGGTTGACCGCCCTGCCCGGGATGAAAATGCGCCTACTGGATGGGAAGCGGATAATGGATAAAAAGCGACGCCTACTGCCCGACCCAACCG ATGATGACGTAGAGCTAATAGAGCACGACGATTCGCTAGACAACGACGGCCACAGCACTGGCGGCCTAATACCGATAGATGATAGCCCGCGGGGCCTTGAACGGCGGCAGACCGCATCCGGTGCTACCGCGTCATCGCCCACTGAAGAACCGTCCCAGTTCCAGTGCGACCTCTGCCATAAAAAGTTCCCCTACAACTGCTACCTAACGATGCACATGCGCAAAAATCACGACAAATCTAAACCGTACGGCTGCAAGGTGTGCCATTACCGTTTCGGGTACCGCGGTACGCTGCTGCGCCACCAGCTGATCCACTCGTCCCAGCGCGTCCAGCCCGGCAGCCACGGTTCAATCATCTTCAAGTGCCGCATCTGTTCGGCCAAATTTCTCGAGCTAAGGCAGCTGAATATGCATCTGAAAGGGCACCGGAAGGTGCCGGAAGAGCCAGAGCCCAACCAGCAGGTGCAGCTGATTCGCTGCAACGAGTGTCCGCAAATCTTTAGCAACCCGAACCAGCTCGCCCGGCACATGGTGAAGGAGC